GCCGCGGTCGAGGTGACCGGCGCCGCCAGCGCGTGAACTGCAGCGGTAGCCCAACGGTCCACGGCCGTCGAGGACTCTGCGGCGCGTTGTTCGGGGGGCCGAGGCGGTCGTGTTGCTAGGCTCGGAGCACTGCGCTTGGGGCCCTTGCGCATCGGCTCTGGCAGGCGCAGGGTACGGCTGCGGTTCGTGGCTCCCGGTCCGTCCTCAGCGTGCCGGCCTGCTCAGGTCTGCGAGGGTGTCTCGGGTCCGGCCTGGCCGGCTGGGCATCATTGCGCCGCGAGGAGAGGGAGTATCGGGCCGTGGTCGAAGCACGGAATCCGCTGCCGATGGAGGTAGTCGTCGAAGGAATCGTCGTCCCCGGGGATCGGCGCGGGCGGCTGCTCGGATTTCCGACGGCGAACATCGTTCCGGGCGGAGACGCGGAGCTCCCGGAGGACGGGGTCTTCGCGGGCCGTGTCCAGCGTGCCGACGGGTCGTGGTACGGCGCTGCGGTCTCGATTGGGACGCGTCCGACATTCCACGGCGAGGACGCCGAGCGACTCGTCGAGGCCTTCCTGCTCGACTTTGACGGCGATCTCTACGGCGAGCGACTACGTGTGTACGTCGGCGAGCGCGTGCGCGGGCAGCAGCGCTTCGAGTCCATCGACGCGCTCATCGCGCAGATGAAGAGGGATGTCGAGGTGATACGGCGCCTGCTGGACGACATCTAAGGCGTGAGGGTCGTGGTGTGGCGCAGCCCCCGTCGGTGCCACGCCAGCTCCCCGCGCCGGCCAGCTTCTCCGCGAGTCGTGGCTCAGCAATCGTGCCGCTCCGTGCGCCTCGGCAGGGTGGTTCAGACATCCGCTCGTCGGGCGCGGTGGAGATCGGCAGACGCGACGCTCCGTCGTGGTAACGGTGACGTTCGACCCTGCTCGATCGGCGGGCGCGGTCCGACGATGGAGGCATGAGCCTCCCCGACGTCCCTCTCGAAGGTGACAGGACGCCGAGCGGATCGAACAGGCACGAGCTCGACGCTCGACGCCCGAGAAGTGGCGCCACGAGGCGTCTGCTCGCCTCCCTCGTCGCTGCTGCTGTGGTCGGTGGGCTGAGCGGCGGTGTCGTGGCCCGTGCGATGGCGCCGAGTAGCTCGGGCACGATCGAGGGGGCACCGACCACCGCGAGCGGGCCGCCCGGCCAGCGCGAGCCCGCGAACAGCGTCGGCAGCGTCGCGTTCCCCGATGTGCCTGCCCTGGTCAGCCGTGTGTCGACGTCGATCGTCTCGATCGACGTCACGTCCACCACTGTCGGCTTCGCGGGTCAAACGCTGCGCGAGACTTCCGCGGGCACGGGGTTCGTCATCGCGGCAGACGGGCTCATCGCAACGAACGCGCACGTCATCACGAATGCTCGGGCGATCACCGTCACGATGCCGGGAGGGTTGCGAGTGCCAGGGACGGTCGTCGGCGTCGACGTCGCGAACGACCTCGCTGTGCTGCGAACTGCACAGACGAAGCTCGTGCCGCTGCGGTTCGCTCGAGCCGCCGAGATGCGCGTTGGGGCGCCCGTCGTCGCGATAGGCAACGCCTTCGCTCTCGAGGGCGGCCCGACTGCCA
The sequence above is drawn from the Acidimicrobiales bacterium genome and encodes:
- a CDS encoding riboflavin kinase, with product MRREEREYRAVVEARNPLPMEVVVEGIVVPGDRRGRLLGFPTANIVPGGDAELPEDGVFAGRVQRADGSWYGAAVSIGTRPTFHGEDAERLVEAFLLDFDGDLYGERLRVYVGERVRGQQRFESIDALIAQMKRDVEVIRRLLDDI
- a CDS encoding trypsin-like peptidase domain-containing protein yields the protein MSLPDVPLEGDRTPSGSNRHELDARRPRSGATRRLLASLVAAAVVGGLSGGVVARAMAPSSSGTIEGAPTTASGPPGQREPANSVGSVAFPDVPALVSRVSTSIVSIDVTSTTVGFAGQTLRETSAGTGFVIAADGLIATNAHVITNARAITVTMPGGLRVPGTVVGVDVANDLAVLRTAQTKLVPLRFARAAEMRVGAPVVAIGNAFALEGGPTASFGIISAVDRTITTQDGRTYTGLLQTDAAINAGDSGGPLVDERGEVVGVNTAALSGAESIGFAIAATRASTGVPQHVDTRMGRKGA